Below is a genomic region from Vitis riparia cultivar Riparia Gloire de Montpellier isolate 1030 chromosome 16, EGFV_Vit.rip_1.0, whole genome shotgun sequence.
TCCCAATCTTGCTTTgcttattcaaaatattatcatcttcatcccattaaaaaaattaaacaaggcaGAGCAAGACGAGTATGAGAAATTTGCATACCCATCTTACCCTATCCcatttaacttttcttttttaaaaaaaaaaacattttaaaattttctaattttttttaattatattaaaataaatatattttataaataattaaaatattataatttttataacatattttgttGATgagtatatattattattattattaaaaaataaaaatcaaattaaattaatttttaaaattaatcttatATATTATCGGGGTTAGGAGGGCGAGACAAGGCAATACTCGAACTCATCccgaattttcaaaaaaatctcaaactcatCCCAAACTCgtttatattaaatttcaaactcgTCCCATTAGGAGTGAGATGGGACAGGTACCTGAAAAAACCCGTTCTATTGTTATCCTTAACTATTCATGCACCATAGACACTTATAACTCAACTTCAAATTAGTTTTTcctattcttaaaattttctcactaatcaaattgacttaaaaacaaataagactcaggtgacatttgtttttttagctttttgttgaaagcaatttgctttctgaatttagattgtttgttttactagtttttgatgacttattactaaatttttaaaatttttggttaaatagaaaaatccaaaatatttgccttttctaaatagaaaaaacaagcTTTTTAAACCTCCCCCAATCACAATAGCAACCCGACAAGACAGCGAAGGCCAAACTAGGTTGTGATTAGTGAGCTAATTGTAGATGACCGGAACAACGTTCTTCCACCGACTGTAGTTGTTGTTGATAGGTTGCTGCTGGCCGGACTTCGCCCTCTCCCTCATTCCGCCTCCGTCTCATTCTCCGGCTCCGCTGCCATGCTTCCCTCCTACAGTGCCTTCGTAGTAGTCCATAACCTTAGGCTTCCttcctctcttctttttcaCCGTCTGAGACTCCATTGAAGCTCTTCACAACTTTAACTACACTTCACGATCGGAACCAGAATTGTAGCGATTCAAATGTGGACAAAAATGGTGTTTCACGCTCTTTTTAAGACAGTGCCCACCACGCGTTACTAAGATCTCTGCCTTTGCTAAACAGATGGGCATCACTACGTGTGGGTTTGTGTTTGTCGCTTTTGTGGCCCTATTAGATACATTCGgagggttttgggttttgggttttggcGAATTTCCGATTTTATGctaggatttttctttttttcttttttttctttttttctcactttcaCCATTTGGCAGGTcttttttgtttggttggatggaaaaaatggtggaaaatgTTTACTCTTTGAGTTTTTCTTGGTTAGTGTTtggagagagaaggaaaatttATTGGGCTTTAGTCATTAAGCAAACAAATggtaatattaattattttttgtaaggatgataatgataaattatttatataacaattttattattttaaaccttttagaaatactttaaattattatttttttaatatattaaaatattagtttttaatatataaaaaacaaacaaacagcttaatatttaatagaaataaaatattaaaaaaaataacttaatacatAATACAATTAAGcattatttagtattaagttaaatataaattctatttagaattatgtcaaaaaaacaaaaggcacCTCACTTTGTTAGATTTACTAATgaatctattaattttaaaaagtagtttAAACCTCAAAATTAAGTGAATTTAATACTACaatttttggaaccaaaattaatttagaattattatgTCAATTAGAGTAAATGgacatgcataaaaaaaaacctcctatatttaaaatagaatattgtTAATCATCGTTTTCAAacatattgttatttatttttaaaatattattctttttttaaatacaaaatctattaatattattaaaaccatattttataatttcccataaattactatttattttaataaaaaaatacataatttatattatttatttttaaaaattattttatgctaAATTGTTGTTCtctataatttaatatttattttaaaataaattaccattaaaaaaaaggaattatttctaaaatatcgTTCAAAGCACAATTTCCCTTGTTTGGATGAcggcaatggaaaatgaatgataaagaagataaaatgaGGGAAATGACAAATCCTTGTGATTGGAGCCGTTCACTCACCAATGGCGATGGCCACCACCACCCCCGGcctcttttctcttcctctctctccacAGCCCCAAGCTCGCTCATTCCAACTCATTCACCTCGCCTCTCCAACTCGGCCTCGACTCGGCCGGGTCGCCCTCGCTGTGGGCGGTGACTTGCTCGGAGATTTCGGCGCCAGAGATCCATTTCCGGCTGAGATTGAGAGTAAGTTTGGAGAGAAGGTGTTGGGGTACGAGAGCACCGAGCACAAAATCCTTATCCCCAACGTCTCCGCGCTCTCACTGGCACAGCAGGAGTGCTCTCCCGTATCCGGTTTGGACCCTCCCATGACTGAAGAAGATGCCCAGAAACTCCTGAGGAAGGTGATGTTGTTGTCGTTGTTTTAGAGTGCCCATGTGggggttttgggtttttctttgtGTGGTGTTTGGTTCTTGAGAAGACTGAGAAAAATTAAGGGAAATAGTAGTGCCCATGTgcgatttttttgttttgtttcttgtttggGTAGTTTAGCTCCTGAGACAACCGGGGATACTAAGGGGAAAGTGAATTTTGGGGCTTTATGTTGTTTGGTTTGCCAGAAGATGAAAAGACTAGATAACTCCTTAATTTAActgaataattgaaaaatacttACATGGttgcttgtttgtttgttttagaCCAACTTGAATTTTGGGGTTTTGCAAAAAATTTGTTGTTTGGTGAGTAAGAAAATACCGAACAGGAAGAGTTGAGGAAACTGAGGTGATTTGTGGGTTGTTTGGTTACCGAGAAAACTGAGGAAAATAAGGGGGAAGCATTGCCCATATGTGCTACTATATTTTGGTTATGGGGTGTTTGATTCTTCAGAAAACTGAGGAAAAGTGAAGCGTGAACTCCATACGGTTTTTCTCTCTCGCATTTTTCTTCAAGCTGTTTGAAGCAGCCCTTGCAACTAGTTCAACCAATTTTTCTCAAAGAAAGGTTTCGACGAACTGTTGTAATCTTCCTATTTATTTATGACTGTTTGAAGGAAGTTC
It encodes:
- the LOC117932938 gene encoding probable pterin-4-alpha-carbinolamine dehydratase, chloroplastic, producing MAMATTTPGLFSLPLSPQPQARSFQLIHLASPTRPRLGRVALAVGGDLLGDFGARDPFPAEIESKFGEKVLGYESTEHKILIPNVSALSLAQQECSPVSGLDPPMTEEDAQKLLRKVVGWRLSDEAGVLKLQCLWKLRDFKCGVELINRIYKVVEAAGHFPNLHLEQPNQIRAELWTASIGGLSMNDFIVAAKIDEIRTSDLVPKKRIWA